Proteins encoded within one genomic window of Salipaludibacillus agaradhaerens:
- a CDS encoding ABC transporter permease: MLKDKKKTNHHTKQSPGAGDETSPAFLRFMNQKWLSMWNGNPPGTILLIIGILVALIMSIPIVYVIWQSLSAGEESWRRLLGNRIPDLLWNTLSLTAAVTGAAVIIGLSLAWFVIRTDLPGRKLWQWMLALPLVIPPYVGAVTYIIVFGPSGWLTNLWNDTNWLTAIAGDFPFKIYSFFGVFIVLTLFTYPYAFLIAIASLRRLNRNFEEVARSQGMSPIQVFLKVTLPFLRPAIGAGAVLISLYVLSDFGAIAMLRYVTFTAAIYYQRAGFDIPSASVLSLVLIILTILILWLESFTRKKRHFYQTSNTFKEPDIIKLGKWKVAAFLYVSVIFSLAVVLPLVVLIYWTVIGTGLGTIDASFFGYAWNSIKVSGLAAILCMLLAIPIIYLKSRHPSVISRGIDRLSYAGYALPGVIVALGMVFIFNNHIPALYNTFYMIAIAFVVRFLPQAMQSGEASLSLVSPRVDEAARSLGSPAWKTMLTVIFPSILPGILAGGALVFVSSIKELPATLMLRPPGFDTLAVRVYYEASEALYHQAAPAALLIVLVSIIPLHFLLKKY; the protein is encoded by the coding sequence ATGCTTAAGGATAAAAAGAAAACTAACCATCATACTAAGCAAAGTCCAGGGGCTGGGGATGAAACGTCCCCGGCTTTTCTCCGTTTTATGAACCAAAAATGGCTATCTATGTGGAATGGGAACCCTCCTGGAACGATTTTGCTGATCATTGGCATATTAGTGGCACTCATCATGTCAATCCCAATCGTCTATGTGATTTGGCAATCGTTATCAGCCGGCGAGGAAAGCTGGAGACGGCTTCTTGGAAACCGAATTCCTGACTTGCTGTGGAATACCTTATCATTAACCGCAGCTGTCACTGGTGCTGCTGTGATCATCGGCTTGTCATTGGCGTGGTTTGTCATAAGGACAGATTTACCAGGAAGGAAGCTGTGGCAATGGATGCTTGCCTTGCCTCTTGTGATTCCCCCTTACGTAGGTGCTGTCACTTATATTATTGTGTTTGGGCCAAGTGGTTGGCTTACGAACTTGTGGAACGATACGAACTGGCTGACAGCAATAGCTGGAGATTTTCCTTTTAAAATTTATTCCTTTTTTGGCGTATTTATCGTTTTAACCCTTTTTACATATCCTTATGCCTTTTTAATTGCTATTGCGTCACTTAGAAGGCTAAACCGGAATTTTGAAGAGGTAGCCAGATCTCAAGGGATGAGCCCCATACAAGTCTTTTTAAAAGTAACGCTCCCATTCTTACGACCTGCTATTGGGGCAGGCGCTGTGCTCATTTCACTCTATGTATTATCAGATTTTGGGGCTATTGCTATGTTACGGTATGTGACGTTCACAGCGGCGATTTATTATCAAAGAGCTGGCTTTGATATTCCATCGGCCTCTGTCCTTAGTCTCGTGCTCATTATATTGACAATCCTTATCTTATGGCTCGAATCCTTTACGAGGAAGAAACGTCATTTCTATCAAACGTCAAATACGTTTAAGGAACCGGATATTATAAAATTAGGAAAGTGGAAAGTGGCTGCTTTCTTGTATGTGTCAGTCATTTTTAGTTTAGCTGTTGTGTTGCCACTAGTCGTTTTAATTTATTGGACAGTGATTGGAACTGGACTCGGAACAATCGATGCCTCCTTCTTTGGATATGCATGGAACAGTATAAAAGTATCAGGATTGGCAGCGATTTTGTGTATGCTTTTAGCGATACCTATCATCTATTTAAAATCACGGCACCCATCGGTTATTTCTAGGGGAATTGATAGATTGAGCTATGCTGGATATGCATTACCAGGTGTCATTGTCGCTTTAGGTATGGTATTTATTTTCAATAATCACATCCCAGCTCTTTATAATACGTTTTATATGATCGCCATTGCGTTTGTAGTGAGATTTTTACCGCAAGCGATGCAGTCAGGAGAAGCGTCATTAAGCTTAGTGTCACCGAGGGTGGATGAAGCGGCTAGAAGTCTTGGATCCCCTGCATGGAAGACAATGCTTACAGTCATCTTTCCATCTATATTGCCCGGTATTCTTGCTGGAGGTGCACTCGTATTTGTGAGCTCAATTAAGGAGCTTCCAGCAACACTTATGTTAAGGCCGCCAGGGTTTGATACATTAGCTGTTCGTGTGTATTATGAGGCATCGGAAGCTCTTTATCATCAGGCAGCACCAGCTGCTTTGTTGATTGTTCTCGTCTCCATTATTCCCCTGCACTTCTTATTAAAGAAGTATTAA
- a CDS encoding outer membrane lipoprotein-sorting protein produces the protein MKKILWLIMSVVVASLLLTACGEKTQEDVISDLERNLDELTGYKTKASMTLQTGEEPQVYDVEVWFKSPSFYRVALNHTEKDQSQIILRNEEGVFVLTPALNKSFRFQSDWPENNSQVYLYESLMNDILMDPERAFTATEDHYTFQTNTNYTNKNLNQQEVRLNKKDLTPASVKVMDAELSILVEVAFEDFQLNAEFSEGDFEMDRNMTGAQLETEVPAMTDEEEADEEFAVFYPMYEPQGTTLSKSEEVETDNGLRVVLTYDGDQPFTLIQQQSQVVEASTSIDLAVGEPVDLGFTFGVLTGDEESNTISWSFEGTDFFLASDAMDKDELMSVARSVYGTHEK, from the coding sequence ATGAAAAAAATCCTATGGTTAATTATGTCCGTTGTTGTAGCATCACTGTTATTAACAGCGTGTGGGGAAAAAACTCAAGAGGATGTCATCTCTGATCTAGAGAGAAACCTCGATGAACTGACAGGTTATAAAACGAAGGCTTCAATGACGTTACAAACAGGGGAAGAACCACAGGTATATGACGTAGAAGTTTGGTTCAAAAGCCCCTCCTTTTATAGAGTCGCCTTAAATCATACGGAAAAAGATCAAAGCCAAATCATTTTACGGAATGAAGAAGGTGTTTTTGTCCTCACGCCGGCGTTGAATAAGAGTTTTAGATTCCAGTCAGATTGGCCTGAGAATAATAGTCAAGTATACTTGTACGAGTCACTTATGAATGATATTTTAATGGATCCTGAACGGGCATTTACAGCGACAGAGGACCATTACACGTTTCAAACAAATACAAACTACACCAATAAAAATTTAAACCAGCAAGAAGTTCGACTGAATAAAAAGGATTTAACCCCAGCCTCTGTTAAGGTAATGGATGCTGAACTTTCTATTTTAGTGGAAGTGGCTTTTGAGGATTTTCAATTAAATGCAGAATTCTCTGAAGGTGATTTTGAAATGGATCGAAACATGACAGGCGCACAGTTGGAGACAGAAGTACCAGCAATGACGGATGAGGAAGAAGCAGATGAGGAGTTTGCTGTCTTTTACCCGATGTATGAACCACAAGGCACCACGCTTTCTAAATCTGAAGAAGTGGAGACAGACAATGGTTTAAGAGTCGTACTCACCTATGATGGCGACCAGCCGTTCACGCTTATTCAGCAACAGAGTCAGGTAGTCGAAGCGAGTACATCGATTGATTTAGCAGTTGGAGAACCAGTTGATTTAGGCTTCACCTTTGGTGTCCTGACGGGTGATGAGGAGTCCAACACAATTTCATGGTCTTTCGAAGGGACAGATTTTTTCCTCGCCTCAGATGCGATGGATAAAGATGAATTGATGTCAGTAGCTCGCAGTGTTTATGGGACACATGAGAAATAA
- a CDS encoding CopG family ribbon-helix-helix protein, with product MSMENTKKIMVNLPQHLVNELDALTEGEDINRCDVIQRATRIYVQEQKKLQIRETMEQGYMEMAKINLNIATESFLAEEEAESTVDRLVSGV from the coding sequence GTGTCTATGGAAAACACAAAAAAGATTATGGTTAATTTACCGCAACATTTAGTGAATGAACTCGATGCACTAACAGAAGGTGAAGACATTAACCGATGTGATGTCATTCAAAGAGCTACGAGGATTTATGTACAGGAACAGAAAAAATTACAAATCCGTGAAACGATGGAACAAGGCTACATGGAGATGGCGAAAATCAACCTGAATATTGCAACCGAGTCTTTTTTAGCTGAAGAGGAGGCTGAAAGCACGGTGGATCGCCTGGTTAGCGGGGTGTAA
- the acpS gene encoding holo-ACP synthase: MIIGIGLDVVEMKRIDATYNRKETFAERILTGKEYKLFSSLSHTRKVEFLAGRFAAKEAYAKAIGTGIGSCLSFKDMEILPNQLGKPILTDLKRNEENVNIHLSITHTKEFAAAQVVIES; this comes from the coding sequence ATGATAATCGGAATAGGATTAGATGTAGTAGAAATGAAACGGATTGACGCAACATATAACCGAAAAGAAACGTTTGCTGAAAGAATTTTAACGGGAAAAGAGTATAAACTTTTCTCGTCATTGTCTCATACAAGAAAAGTAGAATTTCTCGCAGGGAGATTTGCTGCTAAAGAGGCATATGCAAAAGCGATCGGTACAGGAATTGGGAGCTGCTTGTCGTTTAAAGATATGGAGATCCTCCCCAATCAGTTGGGCAAACCTATTTTAACGGATTTAAAGCGAAATGAAGAAAACGTCAATATCCATTTATCCATTACTCATACGAAAGAATTTGCCGCTGCGCAAGTAGTGATAGAAAGTTAA
- a CDS encoding extracellular solute-binding protein, which produces MKKGFSLITLGMAVTVMAACGGNGEENTNSVNNTNTNDDNHANTEEAALDGELVVYSSRNEMFVQDLLDKFTEETGVEVRALHDADPLQIQEEAGNVQADVFISNDLGALEYLNQQELLEGTDPENVDTIDEQFRAENNEWIAISARARGFIYNKDLISEEEMPTKMEDLLDPEWADVENGYAITRGGNGGMIGNVSALRYEWGDDQTAEWIQAIQENSAGIFEGHGDIRRAVGAGEHAFGLVNNYYYHQQLEEPTDNNVGFIYPDQGDGEMGAIANAAGLGMVAGSPNEENAKAFIEWVLEEENQLAFVGESLEVPINTNLEPPYEEAVPFSELSVQDMPLKELGNYFEDTRTLIEDAGLDLELR; this is translated from the coding sequence ATGAAGAAGGGGTTTTCATTAATAACTTTAGGCATGGCAGTCACAGTAATGGCTGCTTGTGGGGGAAATGGTGAAGAGAACACAAACAGCGTGAATAACACAAACACTAATGATGATAATCACGCGAATACAGAAGAAGCTGCTTTAGATGGTGAACTTGTTGTTTACTCCTCACGAAATGAGATGTTTGTACAAGATTTGTTGGACAAGTTTACGGAAGAAACCGGTGTTGAAGTGAGAGCTCTCCATGATGCAGATCCTCTACAAATTCAAGAAGAAGCAGGAAATGTCCAAGCAGATGTATTTATTTCAAATGACTTGGGAGCATTAGAATATTTAAATCAACAAGAGCTTCTTGAAGGAACAGACCCTGAGAATGTAGATACCATTGACGAACAATTTCGTGCTGAAAATAATGAGTGGATAGCTATTTCAGCAAGAGCACGAGGATTCATATATAATAAAGACTTGATTTCTGAAGAGGAAATGCCAACTAAGATGGAAGATTTACTTGACCCTGAATGGGCAGATGTTGAAAATGGTTATGCTATTACCCGTGGCGGTAACGGTGGGATGATAGGAAACGTGTCTGCTTTACGTTATGAATGGGGCGATGATCAGACAGCGGAGTGGATACAGGCTATTCAAGAGAATTCTGCTGGGATTTTTGAGGGGCATGGAGATATCCGCCGTGCAGTCGGAGCTGGTGAGCATGCCTTCGGTTTAGTTAATAACTATTACTATCACCAACAATTAGAAGAACCAACAGACAACAATGTAGGATTTATTTACCCTGACCAAGGTGATGGAGAAATGGGTGCCATTGCAAATGCAGCGGGACTTGGTATGGTAGCGGGATCACCGAATGAAGAAAACGCTAAAGCGTTTATTGAATGGGTATTAGAAGAAGAGAATCAGCTGGCCTTCGTTGGAGAATCCCTAGAAGTGCCAATTAATACTAACTTAGAACCACCTTACGAAGAAGCAGTTCCATTCAGTGAGCTCTCAGTTCAGGATATGCCTTTGAAAGAGTTGGGTAACTACTTTGAGGATACGCGAACATTAATTGAAGACGCTGGACTTGATTTAGAACTAAGATAA
- a CDS encoding rhomboid family intramembrane serine protease has translation MFLRNETFESFIKSYKVVTSLVIIHIFFYIWIYWFPFLGGEEIYWLGIGNNTLVASGDFWRLVTPIFLHGGLTHMLFNSFSLVLFGPALETMLGRLKFITAYLSTGILANIAFYFLGSSHVIHLGASGAIFGLFGIYVYMVLLRKDLINRMNSQLIMTIVAIGVIMTFLNPGVNILAHLFGLIAGAAIAPLFLNGVSIYSQRRPVHDSDEVSFDPNRWAKRNHFKKNLIFYIVGGFAAMVLFFYLVSAFLL, from the coding sequence ATGTTTTTACGTAATGAGACATTTGAAAGTTTTATTAAATCATACAAAGTGGTGACATCACTTGTGATTATCCATATTTTCTTCTATATATGGATATATTGGTTTCCTTTTTTAGGCGGTGAAGAAATATACTGGTTAGGGATCGGTAATAACACACTTGTGGCTTCAGGCGACTTTTGGCGGCTTGTCACACCGATTTTTCTTCATGGTGGTTTGACCCATATGCTGTTTAATTCGTTCTCATTAGTTCTTTTCGGACCTGCTCTTGAGACAATGCTTGGAAGACTTAAATTTATAACAGCATATTTATCTACTGGTATTTTAGCTAACATCGCGTTTTATTTTCTCGGTTCGTCACACGTCATACATTTAGGTGCTTCTGGGGCCATATTTGGTCTATTTGGTATTTATGTATACATGGTTTTATTGCGCAAAGACTTAATTAACCGGATGAATTCGCAGCTTATTATGACAATTGTCGCGATCGGGGTGATTATGACGTTCCTAAACCCTGGTGTGAATATTCTTGCCCATTTATTTGGCCTTATAGCCGGTGCAGCCATTGCGCCATTATTCCTAAATGGCGTCTCAATTTACAGCCAAAGAAGGCCCGTCCATGATTCTGATGAGGTTAGCTTTGATCCTAACCGCTGGGCAAAACGTAATCACTTTAAAAAGAACCTCATCTTTTACATCGTTGGAGGCTTTGCCGCTATGGTTCTATTCTTCTATCTCGTATCCGCATTTCTACTCTAA
- a CDS encoding NAD(P)H-hydrate dehydratase: protein MYVVTGEEMHRIDRYTMDEIGLSEHTLMENAGQAVVRQLEVMVEQNAHFLVLIGAGNNGGDGFVISRCLQEKGYRVETWVIPPASRIKGTAAHHKHIYEQCGYSFKDYESNNQLLREALASENIIIDALLGTGVTGELRSPYDHVIRLVNESENQVVSVDIPSGLPSAEGGHYTEVIKADDTLTLQALKLSACLYPEGAYYGQVTSVDIGIPNRAFIEQRVTRRLILQERVKATLATRDVNTHKGGAGKALVLGGSSAMTGAPIMTTKSCLRSGAGLVTMAVPESIHHVVTQHVIESMFASLKDDQGEILNEALKQINWAEFDGIALGPGMGRKHRLSLFEQFKDVQSSLVIDADGLYHLQKELASWRGEQRLGPTIITPHSGEMARLTGCSVEEIETHRFSISKAFAKDYNMYVVLKGPHTIVTTPSGKQWVNTTGNASLAKGGTGDMLTGMILGFLLQHEKIEDALCNAVYVHGKAADHLLETHDIFSVNATDLISVLPKVLKSLRY from the coding sequence ATGTACGTGGTAACGGGTGAGGAGATGCACCGAATAGATCGCTATACCATGGATGAGATTGGGTTAAGTGAACACACACTAATGGAGAATGCCGGGCAAGCAGTGGTAAGACAGCTGGAAGTGATGGTTGAACAGAATGCTCATTTTCTTGTTTTGATTGGGGCTGGAAATAATGGAGGAGATGGTTTCGTTATTTCTAGGTGTCTTCAAGAGAAAGGGTATCGCGTGGAAACGTGGGTGATACCACCAGCGAGTCGGATTAAAGGAACAGCTGCTCACCATAAACATATTTATGAACAATGTGGTTATTCATTTAAAGACTATGAATCAAATAACCAGTTGTTAAGAGAGGCGCTTGCGAGTGAAAATATTATCATTGATGCTTTACTAGGGACTGGTGTGACAGGTGAGCTGAGATCGCCTTATGACCATGTCATCCGTCTCGTGAATGAGTCAGAAAATCAAGTGGTTTCTGTGGACATCCCGAGCGGACTCCCTTCAGCAGAAGGTGGCCATTACACAGAGGTTATAAAGGCTGATGACACGCTTACGTTACAGGCGTTAAAATTATCTGCCTGTCTATACCCAGAAGGCGCTTATTATGGGCAAGTGACGTCGGTCGATATCGGCATTCCGAATCGCGCGTTTATTGAACAACGTGTCACCCGTCGGCTTATCCTACAAGAAAGAGTGAAAGCGACACTGGCAACTAGGGATGTTAACACTCATAAAGGAGGAGCAGGAAAGGCCTTAGTCCTCGGAGGCTCATCTGCTATGACTGGGGCCCCGATAATGACAACAAAATCATGTCTTCGTTCAGGAGCAGGACTCGTCACAATGGCTGTGCCAGAAAGTATCCACCATGTGGTGACACAACATGTGATAGAAAGTATGTTTGCTTCCTTAAAAGATGATCAAGGTGAGATTTTGAATGAGGCTTTAAAACAGATAAATTGGGCTGAATTTGACGGTATTGCGCTTGGACCTGGGATGGGAAGAAAGCATCGTTTAAGTTTGTTTGAACAGTTCAAAGATGTCCAAAGTTCTCTCGTTATTGATGCAGATGGCCTCTATCATCTCCAAAAAGAATTAGCGTCCTGGCGTGGTGAGCAACGATTGGGCCCTACGATCATAACTCCCCATTCAGGTGAGATGGCAAGGTTGACTGGTTGTTCAGTTGAAGAGATTGAGACTCATCGTTTCTCGATATCTAAAGCTTTTGCGAAAGACTATAACATGTACGTCGTCTTAAAAGGGCCACATACGATCGTCACGACGCCTAGTGGCAAACAATGGGTCAATACGACAGGAAATGCCTCTCTCGCAAAAGGAGGGACCGGTGACATGTTAACTGGTATGATTCTCGGGTTTCTGTTACAGCATGAAAAAATAGAGGACGCCTTATGCAATGCTGTTTATGTTCATGGGAAAGCAGCTGATCATTTGTTAGAAACACATGATATTTTTAGTGTGAACGCGACCGATCTCATCTCCGTATTGCCTAAAGTGTTAAAATCACTCCGTTATTAA
- a CDS encoding cytochrome c oxidase subunit 2A — protein MGQAGLEKNKKTLPATEQEASLKGTLIFVLFIGSFILITWFAIFYLFVGRI, from the coding sequence ATGGGGCAGGCTGGATTGGAAAAAAATAAAAAAACACTACCGGCTACAGAACAAGAAGCGTCACTAAAAGGGACACTCATTTTCGTTTTGTTTATTGGGTCCTTCATTCTCATAACATGGTTTGCAATCTTCTATTTATTTGTAGGAAGGATTTAA
- a CDS encoding ABC transporter ATP-binding protein, with protein sequence MSFIHLKNLTKTFNHNEREAVKELNLSIDKGEIVTLLGPSGCGKTTTLRMIAGFETPSNGTIYIDGKAVAGQSHSLPPEKRGIGMVFQDYALFPHMTILKNVMFGLNRWKTQEKKARAREVLELVGLEDYAKRYPAQLSGGQQQRVALARALAPNPHVVLMDEPFSNLDAGLREKMRYDVTTILRKANTTAIIVTHDQKDAFAVSDKVAVMNEGIIQQVAAPKEMYRCPKNCFVAQFVGKTNLLTGMMDEDLKNIHTHIGKVSLPVESQKQLETVKLSIRPEGCKLVQEGTFCGRVQRVTYSGEYQELYVQLQNDVNHAEETMLIYAPVEQEIDVGKVVSFDINPALVALVD encoded by the coding sequence ATGAGTTTTATACATCTGAAAAACTTAACTAAAACTTTTAACCATAATGAAAGAGAAGCGGTTAAGGAACTTAATCTAAGTATTGACAAAGGTGAAATAGTGACACTTTTGGGACCAAGTGGTTGTGGGAAGACGACGACACTGAGGATGATAGCGGGTTTTGAGACGCCAAGTAACGGTACAATCTACATAGATGGTAAGGCTGTTGCTGGACAAAGTCATTCACTTCCACCTGAAAAAAGAGGCATTGGGATGGTTTTTCAAGACTATGCTCTGTTCCCACATATGACGATTTTAAAAAATGTTATGTTTGGACTTAATAGATGGAAAACACAAGAAAAAAAAGCGCGTGCTCGTGAAGTTCTGGAATTGGTAGGGTTGGAAGACTATGCAAAGCGTTATCCTGCTCAGCTGTCCGGTGGTCAACAGCAACGTGTTGCTTTAGCACGAGCATTAGCCCCTAATCCACATGTTGTATTAATGGATGAACCGTTTAGTAATTTAGATGCTGGCTTACGGGAAAAAATGCGCTATGATGTGACGACTATTCTTAGAAAAGCCAATACCACTGCCATTATTGTGACTCACGATCAGAAAGATGCCTTTGCGGTCTCCGATAAGGTTGCTGTCATGAATGAAGGTATTATACAGCAGGTAGCTGCGCCAAAAGAGATGTATCGTTGTCCTAAAAATTGCTTTGTTGCCCAGTTTGTTGGTAAGACAAATCTTCTGACAGGGATGATGGATGAAGATTTGAAAAATATTCATACCCATATTGGCAAAGTATCCCTTCCAGTAGAATCACAAAAGCAGTTGGAAACAGTTAAGCTTTCAATCCGGCCAGAAGGGTGTAAACTTGTTCAAGAAGGGACTTTTTGTGGGCGTGTCCAGCGTGTCACATACAGCGGTGAATATCAGGAGTTGTATGTCCAACTGCAAAATGACGTCAACCATGCAGAGGAAACGATGCTCATTTACGCGCCTGTGGAACAAGAAATAGATGTGGGAAAAGTTGTTTCGTTTGATATAAATCCAGCACTTGTAGCGTTAGTAGACTAG
- the alr gene encoding alanine racemase, which produces MKEDQSFYRDTWVDVNLDAISENVKTIKGNLPEGVHVMAVVKANAYGHGAIEVATEALAAGATYLGVAILDEALALRQAGIKAPILVLGLVRPEDCQLAADNQIAVTVFQKDWLETASIYLDGKAQLHCHIKIDTGMGRIGLRTVEEIDNIVPIIKQTQNLVVEGLFTHLATADEVDMPYYEKQQTRFSWLVNVFEEKYGTEVPLKHCANSAAALRFGDRSYNLVRLGIAMYGLSPSPAIKPLLPVPLQEAFTLQSNITHIKKLPKGEGVSYGVTYETRRDEWIATVPIGYADGWIRANQSGDVLVNGERAPIVGRICMDQMMIRLQKPVKVGTTVTLIGENNGVLLSMDEVAERLGTINYEVPCVISYRVPRVIRKNGKIIKIYNKTLSL; this is translated from the coding sequence GTGAAAGAAGATCAATCATTTTATAGAGATACTTGGGTCGACGTGAACTTAGATGCCATTTCAGAAAATGTCAAAACGATTAAAGGGAATTTACCAGAAGGCGTTCACGTGATGGCGGTTGTTAAAGCAAATGCATACGGTCACGGAGCAATAGAAGTAGCAACTGAGGCATTAGCTGCAGGTGCTACCTATTTAGGTGTCGCCATCCTAGATGAAGCCCTTGCTTTAAGACAGGCAGGAATTAAAGCCCCTATCCTTGTATTAGGACTCGTACGGCCTGAGGATTGCCAATTGGCGGCTGATAACCAGATCGCCGTCACTGTTTTCCAAAAAGACTGGCTCGAAACAGCTTCGATTTATCTTGACGGTAAGGCTCAGTTACACTGTCATATAAAAATTGACACTGGTATGGGGAGAATCGGATTGCGAACAGTTGAAGAAATTGATAACATCGTTCCTATCATAAAGCAGACCCAAAACTTAGTTGTCGAAGGCTTGTTTACTCATTTAGCGACAGCGGATGAAGTGGACATGCCTTATTATGAGAAGCAACAAACGCGATTTTCTTGGCTTGTCAATGTGTTTGAAGAAAAGTACGGGACTGAGGTTCCGCTAAAGCATTGTGCCAATAGTGCAGCAGCTTTAAGGTTCGGAGACAGGTCATATAACTTAGTAAGACTTGGGATTGCTATGTATGGTCTAAGTCCCTCACCGGCTATAAAGCCGTTACTACCTGTTCCTTTACAAGAAGCTTTTACGCTACAAAGTAATATTACACATATTAAAAAACTCCCTAAAGGAGAAGGAGTCAGCTATGGTGTTACCTATGAGACACGTCGTGATGAATGGATTGCGACTGTACCAATTGGGTATGCTGATGGCTGGATTAGAGCTAATCAATCGGGAGATGTCCTTGTGAATGGAGAACGAGCGCCAATCGTCGGTCGCATTTGCATGGATCAGATGATGATCCGGTTGCAAAAGCCTGTGAAAGTTGGCACAACAGTGACGCTTATAGGAGAAAATAACGGTGTTTTACTTTCGATGGATGAAGTGGCAGAAAGATTAGGAACGATCAATTATGAGGTTCCGTGTGTTATAAGCTATCGTGTTCCTCGTGTTATTAGAAAAAACGGAAAGATAATTAAAATATATAACAAGACATTGTCATTATAA
- a CDS encoding cytochrome c oxidase subunit II translates to MHLHKYEKIWLVFGIGSLVLFLVVLGVAAFAFGHQPPSHMASVDSQNLEESVFSKPGLEQINEDTYRARLIAMAFGYSPDTIEVPAGSTVIFEVTSQDVVHSFTIPGTNVNMMITPGHVNMAEYTFDEPGEYLVLCNEYCGTGHHYMQMKIEVTP, encoded by the coding sequence ATGCATTTACACAAATATGAAAAAATCTGGCTCGTGTTCGGTATCGGGTCACTTGTGCTATTTTTAGTTGTACTCGGTGTTGCCGCCTTTGCTTTTGGCCATCAGCCACCAAGTCACATGGCTTCAGTCGATTCACAAAATCTCGAAGAAAGCGTTTTCTCAAAACCAGGCCTAGAACAAATTAATGAGGATACGTATAGAGCTCGCTTGATAGCAATGGCATTCGGGTATAGCCCAGATACAATTGAGGTTCCTGCAGGATCTACCGTTATTTTCGAGGTGACGAGCCAAGATGTTGTTCATAGTTTCACCATCCCAGGTACAAATGTGAATATGATGATTACACCTGGTCATGTCAACATGGCTGAATATACATTTGATGAACCTGGGGAATATTTAGTTTTATGTAACGAATATTGCGGTACAGGCCATCATTATATGCAAATGAAAATCGAGGTGACACCATAA